The DNA region AGTCCGACCATGCCAATTTGAGGTTCGGTGAAGACTCCGAAGAGCTTGAGGCGGTCGGAGAATGTGCGGGGCTCACCGGCGACTCCATTGAGCATGGCATTCGCGTTGTCGGCTGCGATTTCGCCTTGCTCGATGGCCAGGTGGACGACTTCGAGTGGTCCGCAGACGTCGCCGACGGCGAAAAGGTGGGGTTGGCCGACACATGCCTGGGTGGGTTCTACTTTAATGTGGCCGGATGGGGACGTGGTGATGCCGGCGGCCTCCAGACCGAGTGGGCTGGTGTTGGGTTTGCGGCCGAGAGCGCAGAGGATTTCCTCGGCGGCGGCGAATTGCGGGCCGTTTTCTGAGTCGAAGTGGACGCGTTTGAGTCCATCTTCATCACGCGTTACGGACGTGAGTTTGGTGCCGGTGAAAAGATTGATCCCACGTTTGCGCGACGCGTCTTCCACGACTTTGGCGACATCGGAGTCGCAGTCTTTCAAGATGTGCGGGCTGCGTTGGATGACCGTGGTTTCCACCCCGAGGCCCTCGTAATAGTGGGCGAGCTCCATCGCGATGGCGCCGCCGCCGAGCACGATGATGGATTTTGGAATGTGGTCGCTGTCGAGCACATCGTCGCTGGTGAGGAAGCCGGTTTCCTGAAGCCCGTCGATTGGTGGGGTGGAGATGGTGGAGCCTGCGGCGATGACCGCGCTGCGGAATGTGATGGAGATTTGGTTGCCGTCGCGGAGGGCGACGTCGAGCGAGTGCGGGGAGGTGAACTTGGCGAAGCCGCGGTGGAGGTCGAAGCGTCCGTCTTCAAGTTGGCCCTGACGGTAGCCGGCGAAGTCATCGATGAGTGTGCGTTTGCGCGCGCGGATGGCGGGTCCATCCGCGCCGTGGTAGCTGGCTTTGAGGCCGAATGCGTCGGCTTCGCGGATGGTTCGGGCTCGGTTGGCGCTTTCGATGAGAGTTTTAGAGGGCATGCAGCCGCGCAGGATGCACAGGCCGCCGAGTTCGTCCGCGCCGTCGATGACTGCGGTTTTGAGGCCGTGGGAGTGGGCGGTGCGTGCCGCGGCGTAGCCTCCGCTGCCGCCGCCGATGACGACGAGATCGTATTGGTAATCGCTCATGATGCAGTGATTGGATGAAAAGTTCTCATGGTTATTGATGGCGGCATCCGATGATGCAAGGAGGAAGCGTGACAGGCTGGAACCTGTGGAAGATGGTTTTTTGGATGGCTGAGTAGGCGAAATTGCGTGGATGGTGGTCGGGTTGGGCTGGAATGAGGGCCGTGTCGCGTCGAATCAGCGGGTTTTGGGGTGTTTGTGGGGGATAGTGCGAAGAGGGGTGAAATAGGCGTTAAACGTGCTTGTAGTGCGAGCGGATCCCGCTAGGTTTGGTGCCTCTATGGCCGAAGATAAGGATCCCGATCAAACCAAGGTTTCAGAGCAGCAGGAATACGGAGCTGCTCAGATTGACAAGCTCGAAGGGTTGGAAGCGGTGCGTAAGCGCCCTGGCATGTATATCGGCGACCCCGATGTGCGTGGTTTGCACCACTGTGTGTTCGAAGTGCTGGATAACTCGATTGACGAGCATCTGGCAGGATATTGCGACACGATTGACATCAACATCCACGTGGATGGATCGATTTCGGTCAAAGACAACGGCCGGGGTATTCCGGTCGACATGCACCCGAAGTTCGGGGTGCCGGCGGTTGAGCTGGTGCTGACCAATCTGCACGCGGGTGGTAAGTTCGGCCAGGGGGCGTACAAGTACTCCGGTGGTCTTCACGGTGTGGGTGCGAAGTGTGTGAACGCACTTTCCGATTGGTTCCGTGCGGAAGTTTCCCGTGAGGGGAAAGTTTACATGATCGAGTTCGAGCGCGGCAAGACGACCAAGCAGCTCGAAGTGATCGGCGAAGTAGCGGAGAAGGTTTCTGGAACGCAGATCACCTTTTTCCCGGATGCGACTATTTTCACGGATACGATTGAGTTTGAGTTCGAGCGTCTGGCGAAGCGTCTGCGCGAACTGTCGTTCCTCAACCCGGGCTTGACGATCAACCTGGTCGACGAGCGAGCCGAGGCCGAGGGGGCTGTGAAGAAGGAGACCTTCTTCTACGCGGACGGTATCGTCGAGTTCGTGCGTCAGCTCGGTGAGAACAAAACATTGGTTCACGAGGAGCCTGTGGCTCTGAGCGGATCGCGTGAAATTGAAGTCGATTACGACGGCAAAGTGGTGAACGACGACGTCTTCGCTGACATCGTGTTCCACTACAACGATTCGTATAACGATCAGATCCTTTGTTACGCCAACTCGATTCCAAACGGTGACGGCGGAACGCACCTCACAGGTTTCCGTACCGCGTTGACGCGTGCGGTGAACAAATACGCCAAAGATGCGAAGCTGATTAAGGACAAGGATCCATCGCTTTCCGGTGATGATGTCCGCGAGGGCTTGATCGCGGTGATCAGTGTGAAGATGCCGAACCCGCGCTTCTCGTCGCAGACCAAGGACAAGCTGGTCAACACGGAGATCGAAGGTGTGGTGAGCTCAATCGTTTACGAAGGGCTGATCGAGCACTTCGACGAGAATCCAAACCTGGCCAAGCGCATCATCGAGAAGTCGATTAATGCGGCGCGTGCCCGTGAAGCGGCCCGCAAGGCGCGTGAAACGGTGCGTAAGTCGGCGCTCTCCGGTGGTGGTCTGCCGGGTAAGCTGGCGGACTGCTCCGAGCGCGATCCGGCGAAATCCGAACTGTATATTGTGGAGGGTGACTCCGCAGGTGGTTCCGCGAAATCGGGACGTAACCGTACAACCCAGGCGATCCTTCCATTGCGCGGTAAGGTGATCAACGTGGAGAAAGCGCGCTTGCACAAGGCGCTGCAGAACCGCGAAATCCAGGCGATGATCACTGCGATTGGCGCGGGGATCGGCGAGGGCGACCAGGAGGGTGCCTTCAATTTGGAAAAGGTGCGCTACCACAAGATCGTCATCATGACCGATGCCGACATTGACGGTGCCCACATCCGGACCTTGTTGCTGACCTTCTTCTGCCGTCACATGCCGGAGTTGGTGCGTGCCGGATATCTCTACATTGCCCAGCCGCCGTTGTATAAGATCACGCGTAAGAAGCGTGAGGAATACGTGGCGGACGATGCGCGCTTGAATGAGATTTTGATCTCGATTGGTGCGGATGAGGTGAGCCTGCGCAAGCCGGGGCAGGCCGGTAGCGAGATCGAAGCGGACATGCTCAAGCAAGTGCTTGAGTCGCTTTCCAGCTTGAAGCGCTACGTTGATACGCTCGAGGGCCACGGTGGCGATTTCCGCGACCTGCTCGATCACCGGGTGGATGGCGTGTTGCCTGAGTTCCTGGTGCGTGTGCGTGCGGGTAATGACGAGTCGATCCACTATTTTGCCACTGAGAAGCAGTTGCGAGACTTCGCCGCGGAGAACCGCGACCTTCGTTTGTTCAATGAGGAACTGAGCGAGGAAGAGATCGCCGAGATCAAGTCGCGTGACGTGATGCGTCGTGCGGTGGTGCGCGAATTGCACGAGTGCCATGCAATTTCCAAGTTGCTCGCACGGGTTCAGGAGTTCGGATTGGACACGGATCCGTTCTACGCTCCTCAAGGCGAGGCGGTGTACGAGTTGGTGGAGACCGTTGGGGATCACGAGGAGACAACTCCAGTGAACAACATCCTCGAAGTGCTCGACCGCGTGCTCGAGATCGGCCGCAAGGGAATGCGAATCCAGCGATTCAAGGGATTGGGTGAGATGAACGCTAAAGAGCTTTATGCCACCACCATGGATCCGGAGACCCGCAAGTTCCTTCGCGTGCGTCTGGATGA from Sulfuriroseicoccus oceanibius includes:
- a CDS encoding dihydrolipoyl dehydrogenase family protein, encoding MSDYQYDLVVIGGGSGGYAAARTAHSHGLKTAVIDGADELGGLCILRGCMPSKTLIESANRARTIREADAFGLKASYHGADGPAIRARKRTLIDDFAGYRQGQLEDGRFDLHRGFAKFTSPHSLDVALRDGNQISITFRSAVIAAGSTISTPPIDGLQETGFLTSDDVLDSDHIPKSIIVLGGGAIAMELAHYYEGLGVETTVIQRSPHILKDCDSDVAKVVEDASRKRGINLFTGTKLTSVTRDEDGLKRVHFDSENGPQFAAAEEILCALGRKPNTSPLGLEAAGITTSPSGHIKVEPTQACVGQPHLFAVGDVCGPLEVVHLAIEQGEIAADNANAMLNGVAGEPRTFSDRLKLFGVFTEPQIGMVGLTEKEAKAEGIPYDVADYPFDDHGKSMVMGELHGFVKLLAHRETKEIIGGAVVGPHASELIHEVVVAMRFRATAEQLATTPHYHPTLSEIWTYPAEDLADL
- the gyrB gene encoding DNA topoisomerase (ATP-hydrolyzing) subunit B, with product MAEDKDPDQTKVSEQQEYGAAQIDKLEGLEAVRKRPGMYIGDPDVRGLHHCVFEVLDNSIDEHLAGYCDTIDINIHVDGSISVKDNGRGIPVDMHPKFGVPAVELVLTNLHAGGKFGQGAYKYSGGLHGVGAKCVNALSDWFRAEVSREGKVYMIEFERGKTTKQLEVIGEVAEKVSGTQITFFPDATIFTDTIEFEFERLAKRLRELSFLNPGLTINLVDERAEAEGAVKKETFFYADGIVEFVRQLGENKTLVHEEPVALSGSREIEVDYDGKVVNDDVFADIVFHYNDSYNDQILCYANSIPNGDGGTHLTGFRTALTRAVNKYAKDAKLIKDKDPSLSGDDVREGLIAVISVKMPNPRFSSQTKDKLVNTEIEGVVSSIVYEGLIEHFDENPNLAKRIIEKSINAARAREAARKARETVRKSALSGGGLPGKLADCSERDPAKSELYIVEGDSAGGSAKSGRNRTTQAILPLRGKVINVEKARLHKALQNREIQAMITAIGAGIGEGDQEGAFNLEKVRYHKIVIMTDADIDGAHIRTLLLTFFCRHMPELVRAGYLYIAQPPLYKITRKKREEYVADDARLNEILISIGADEVSLRKPGQAGSEIEADMLKQVLESLSSLKRYVDTLEGHGGDFRDLLDHRVDGVLPEFLVRVRAGNDESIHYFATEKQLRDFAAENRDLRLFNEELSEEEIAEIKSRDVMRRAVVRELHECHAISKLLARVQEFGLDTDPFYAPQGEAVYELVETVGDHEETTPVNNILEVLDRVLEIGRKGMRIQRFKGLGEMNAKELYATTMDPETRKFLRVRLDEENAVEADRMFDILMGDVVEPRKRFIEDNALSVRNLDV